AAACAGGCATCGGGCGATGCTAGCCCGCAAGGCGGCCCGAACCGCCGCGCTTGCGTATCAAGTCGCTACAGCTTCCGCATGGTGAAGCCGAGCGCCTTGCCCTCGCCGCGCGGCTGCCAGCTGCCGCGGATCTCGCGACCGCACGAGCCGGGCACCACCTCGCCCAGCCAGGTGCCGTCGATGCGCCGGCCGTCGGCCGACTCCTCCAGCGTGACCTCGCCTTCCTCGATGTCGCCGGCGACCAGCCTGCGCTCGCCGTCGCGGTTGATGGCGCCGCGCAGGCTCTGTGCATAGACCGGGTGCCGCTCCAGCAGCAGCGTGGCGCCCTGCGCCAGGCCGTCGAACTCGGCGTGCCACAGGCCCAGCATCTGGAGCGGCGTCACTTCGGCCGGCTGCGGGCAGTCGGCGGCATTCGCCAGCGCGCTGGCGCCGCCCAGCAGCAGTGCGGCCAGCCGCGCCTTCATGGCGTGCCGCCCGCTGCGGCGGCGGCCGCTTCGGCGCTGCGGCGCGCGAACTCCGCGCGCAACGCCTTGAGCTTCTCGCGCGGGTCCTCCTTCACCGTGGCCTTGTCCAGCGCCATCTCCGCGATGAAGCGGCTGGGCTGGCCGGCGACCACTTCGCGCCCCTTCTTGCGCTTGCGCAACCAGCTCACCGCCAGCGAGCGCTGCGCGCGCGTGATGCCCACGTACATCAGCCGGCGCTCCTCCTGCAGCCGCTGCAGGATGCCCTCGTTGGCCTGGCCCTTGAGGCCGTCGTCGTCATCCAGCTTGAACGGCAGCAGCCCTTCCACGCAGCCGACCAGCATCACGTGCGGCCACTCCAGGCCCTTGGACGCGTGCAGGGTGGACAGGGTCACCACGTTCTGGTCCTGCTCGCGCTCGGACAGCGTGGACAGCAGCGAGATCGTCTGCGCCACCTCCAGCAGGCTCTTCTTCTCGCCGGCCAGCGCGACGCCGGCGCTGTCGTCGATCTCGCCGCCGCAGCGCTTGGCCATCCAGTCGCAGAAGTCCAGCACGTTGCTCCAGCGCGCCGCCGCCAGCTTCTCGCTGTCCTCGCTGTCGTACAGGTGCTTCTCGTAGCCGATGTCCTTGAGCCAGTCGGCCAGGAACGCCTTCGCATCTTCCGCGCCCAGCGTGTGGCGGGCGCGGTACTCGAGGTCGTTCACGTAGCGGCCGAACTCGTGCAGGCTGCCCACCGCCCGGGCCGGCAGCGCCGCGCCGAGCGAGGAGGAGAACAGCGCCTCGAACAGCGACAGCTTGTACTGGCCGGCGAACACGCCCAGGCTCCCCAGCGTGGTGTGGCCGATGCCGCGCTTGGGCGTGGTCACCGCGCGCAGGAACGCCGGGTCGTCGTCGTTGTTCACCCACAGGCGCAGCCAGGCGCACAGGTCGCGGATCTCGGCGCGGTCGAAGAAGCTCTGGCCGCCCGAGACCTTGTACGGCACCTGCGCCTTGCGCAGCGCCTGCTCGAACACCCGCGCCTGGTGGTTGGCGCGGTACAGCACGGCGAAGTCCTTCCAGTCCTTGCCCAGGCCGGCGGCGCGCAGCGACTGGATGCGCGCCACCGCGCGTTCGGCCTCGTGCTCCTCGTTGTCGCAATCGACCACGCGCACCGGCTCGCCCTCGCCCAGCTCGGAGAACAGCGTCTTGGGAAACAGCTTGGGGTTGGGCTGGATGACGTTGTTGGCGGCGCGCAGGATGGCCCCGGTGGAGCGGTAGTTCTGCTCGAGCTTGACCACCTTCAGCTGCGGCCAGTCCTGCGGCAGGCGCTTGAGGTTGTCGAGCGTGGCGCCGCGCCAGCCGTAGATCGACTGGTCGTCGTCGCCGACCGCGGTGAACCGGCCGCGCTCGCCCACCAGCAGCTTGAGCAGCTCGTACTGGGTGGCGTTGGTGTCCTGGTATTCGTCGACCAGCACATGGCCCAGGTGGCGCTGCCACTTGTCGCGCACTGCGTCGTGCTCGTGCAGCAGCTTCAGCGGCAGGCCGATCAGGTCGTCGAAGTCGACGCTCTGGTAGGCGGTCAGGCGCTCCTCATAGCGCGCCATGATGCGGGCGGTGACCCGCTCGTTGTCGTCCTTGGCCTGCGCCTCGGCCTGGGCCGCGTTCAGGCCCATGTTCTTCCACAGGCTGATCGCCCACTGCCACTGGCGCGCGGTGGCGGCGTCGGTGGTGCCGCCGGCGTCCTTCAGGATCGCCGTGACGTCGCCGGTGTCGAGGATCGAGAACTGGGGCTTGAGACCGAGCGCCGCGCCGTCCTGCCGCAGCAGCCGCACGCCCAGCGCGTGGAAGGTGCAGATCACCACCTCCTTGGCGTCGCGCCCGATCAGGCCCTTGGCGCGCTCGCGCATTTCGGCGGCGGCCTTGTTGGTGAAGGTGATGGCCAGGATGCGGCGCGCCTCCAGCCCGGTCTGGATCAGGCGCGCGACCTTGTGCGTGATCACGCGCGTCTTGCCCGACCCCGCCCCGGCCAGCACCAGGCAGGGCCCGTGCATGTAGTTGACTGCTTCCTGCTGGGCGAGGTTGAGGCCGGACATTCGGGGGGTACTGCGGCGCCCGGGGGCGCGATGGGGAAAGCGGCGAATCATAAGCGGCGGGTCCGGCGCGCACCCGGCAAAAAGGCCGCATGGGGTTGCACGGACAATACGCTGCGTGCTCGACGTCCTGAGGGTCACCTTCCCCTTCTTCGCGCTGGTGCTGTGCGGCTACCTGGCCGCGCGCTGGCGCCTGCTGCCGCTTGAGGCGATCGGCGGGCTCAATGCCTTCGTGCTGTATTTCGCACTGCCGGCCATGCTGTACGAGTTCGGCGCGCGCACGCCGCTGCACCAGTTGCTGGACCCGGTGGCCTTCACGGTTTATCTGGCCTGCGCGCTGCTGATGGTGGCCGGCACCGTGAAATTCAGCCTGAACCCGCGCATCCGCTGGAACGACGCGGCGTTCGGCGCGCTGGTGGCGGCCTTCCCCAACACCGGCTTCATGGGCGTGCCGCTGCTGGTGGCGCTGCTCGGCGCGGCCTCCGCCGGCCCGACCATCCTCACGATCGCGATCGACCTGGTGATCACCAGTTCGCTGTGCATTGCCTTGTCGCGGCTGGACGGCGCCCACCAGCACGGCGCCGCCGGCGCGGCCCGCAAGGCGCTGCGCGGCATGGCGCTCAACCCGATGCCCTGGTCGATCGCGCTGGGCGCGCTGTCCTCGGGCCTCGGCGTGCTGCCGGTCCAGCCGGTGATGGCCACGATCTCGCTGCTGGCCGCCGCCGCCTCGCCGGTGGCGCTGTTCACCATCGGTGCGGTGCTGGCGCGCTCGCAGCTCGTCGCGGCGGCGTCGGAGCACGGCCCGCTGCCGGCGGGCGACTACGTGCCGGTCGCCGCAGCCAAGCTGCTGGTGCACCCGCTGCTGGTGTTCGCCGTCGGCGAGCTCGCCATCGCGCTCGGCCTGCCGCTGGACCGCTTCGCCCTGACCGTGATGGTGCTGGTGGCGGCGCTGCCCAGCGCCAGCAACGTGTCCATGCTGGCAGAGCGCTTCGGCGCCGACAACGGGCGCATCGCGCGGATCATCCTGCTGACCACGGCCGCGGCGTTCTTCACGTTTTCGGCGGCGGTGGCGTTGATGAAATAGGCGCCTGGCGCCGCCTCGGCCGGAGGTCACAGCTGTGTGCGATCGCACGGCGACTGGAAGGTGGTAGCACACGTGCTGCGGTTCCCGCGGCAGGCGCCGCCCGCCGCGCCGCACGGCCTCAAGTCACGCGCTCTGTGCGTGTCCCGCCCGCTGAAGGCGAAAGCATTGGATCCCCGCCTCCGCGGGGATGACGGGGAAAAGGCGTGCCGCCAGCGGACCCTCGAGGGACATCGCTCACGCGCTTCGCCTGCGATCGAGGATCCGCTGCTCCGGCCAGCGCGGCGGCTCGCGCAGGCGGCGGCGCTCGCTGCGCCACCACTTGCGGCGCTCGTTCAGGCGCTCGAACGGGAACAGGCCCTCGAAGGCGGCGGACGACAGGCTGTTGAGCGAGCGGCGCGCCTCGAACACGAAGGCCTGCACCACCTGGCGCTCGCTCACCTCGCGCCCTTCCTCGATGCGGTACAGCGCGTGGATCACGTACAGGCCCAGCAGGGCGGAGATCGCGAACAGGAACTCCCAGTGGGCGAAGCTGAAGATCGCCATCTCCTTCCAGTGGCCGGGCGACTGCCAGCGCACCACGGCCGACAGCTCGCTGGTCTGGAAGGCCTGGGCCAGCGCGCCGGCCAGCACCGGCGCGATGCCGCCGGCCACCGCCGAGGCCAGGCCGATCGCGGCCAGGTACACCGTGCCCTCGCCCTGCGGCGCCAGCTTCAGGCCGAGGTTGCCGGTGGCCAGCGCGATGCCGCCGGTGGCGATGCCCATCACGAAATGCAGCACGTACAGCAGCCCGAGCTGGCCGCGCGCACCGCTCACCGCATCGACGAACACCAGCGCCAGCACGCAGGCGAAGTGCACCGGCAGCGCCACCGCCAGCACGCCCTTGTTGGAGAGCCGGTCCGACAGCCGCCCCCAGAGGTACAGCGTGAGGGCGTTGCTCACCTGGCTGGTGACCCACAGGCTGGTGACGGTGCCCACCGGGTAGCCGAGCTGCTCGATCAGGTAGACGGTCAGGAACGGCGCGGTGAAGTTGGAGGCGATGGTCCACGCCGCCAGGAAGATCAGCAGCCGGCGGAAGTTCGGATGCGTGAACGGCTGGCGCAAGCGCTCGAGCGCGCGCCCGGCCGGGGCGCCGGCCGACATCGCCGGCTCGGGCGCGCGGCCCAGGTGCCAGGAGCTGACGAAGCCGGCCAGGCCGGCCAGGGCGAAGGCCGCGGCGTAGGCGTACATCGGCTGGCCGCGCGGCGCCGCGTCGACCATCCTGCCGGCGATCAGCGTGCCGACGCAGGCCAGGGCCGTGCCGAAGAACAGGCGGCGCGAGAAGAAGTGGCCCAGCCGCTCGTGCGGGATGAGCTGGTGCAGCCAGGAGTTGATGGCGCAGCCGCCCACCGCGTTGAAGGTGGCGATCAGCACCTGCGCGCCGATCAGCGCCGTCAGCGCGAAGCCGCCGCCGATGAACGGCAGGACGGCGGTCGCCAGGATCACCAGCCGCGCCGCCGTCACCGACAGCACGCCGATGCGCCGGCGCAGCCGCACCCGCTCGATCAGCAGCGTGGCCGGCAGCTGCGACGCCTGGGCCAGGAACGGAATGGCCGCCAGCAGGCCGATCTGCAGCGGTGTCGCGCCCAGCGTGAGCGCGAAGGCGACCAGGATCACGCCGCCGGAGAAGGCGCCGCACAGGCTGGCCCAGGCCAGGTCCTGCACCAGCGCGCGCTCGCCGCTGGCGAGCTGCTCGGCCGAGACGTGGGGGACCGGGCGCAGCATCGGTCAGCGCATCCGGCCTGCGCCCGCGCCGCGCCCGCGGCTGGCGATCAATGGTTGCGGTGCAGGCGGGCGGCGCCGTCGCCGTGCAATGCCTTCAGCAGGTTGCGGCCGCGCCGCTCGGTCTCCGGGTCGGGCAGGTCCAGCATCTCGCGCACGCTTGGCAGCGGCTCCAGGCAGGGGCCGAGCGCCGTCTCCAGGGCCGCCATTCCGGTGCTCTCCGGTTCGGGCGAACCGCTGCGCTCGAGGTGCGCCTTGAGGTCGCGCAGCACGCGGTGCAGGAAAAGCTTGGTCGTTTCGGGCACCAGCAGGTCGCCGTTCATCTGCTCCTGGGCTCGGGGAAGATAGGACATCGCACGCACTCCACAAGTTGCGGCCAGTGTGCGGCGCGCCCGCCGAGGCGCCTGTCAGCGACCGGCCTACCCCCCTGTGCGAGCGGCGCCCCTCAGGCCGACAGCCACTGCCGCATCGTGCGAAAGACTGCATCGCTCGCCAGCAAGCCCATGTGGTCCACGCCGCGGGCGACCCAGCGGCGCTCCTCCGGCAGGGCCAGGGGGCCGCCGGCTGCGCCGCCGGCGCGGCCCAGCGCGCTCGCCACCGGCACCAGGCCGTCGCTCAGCCCATCGCCGACGGCACCGGCGATCGCATGGGCGCGCAAGGTGGGCGGCAGGCCGGCGTCGGCGTCGGGCGGCAGCGCCGCGCCGGCGCGTGGATCGGCCGGCAGCACGCGGCCATGGAGAAAGTCGTCGATGCCGGCGCTGTGTCGGCGGGGCAGGCGCGCCAGCGGCAGCAGGCCGGCGGCGCGGCCGGCGCCGATGCGGGCCAGCCAGGCCAGCACCCGGCCCGGCGCGGCGCCGCCGTGCGGCGTGCCGAGGAACACCACGTGCCGCACCCGCGCGGGCCAGGCCATGCCGCAGCGGCCGGCCTGGTGCAGGGCGCTGCGCAGCACCAACCCGCCCAGGCCATGGCCCACCAGCACCACGCCCTGCAGCGCGACGGGCCACTGCGACAGCATCGCCTGCAACTCGGACGCCAGCTCGCGCCCGACGGCCGCGACCGGCCGCCCGCTGCTGTAGTGCGCCAGCACCGGCGTGGCATCGATGGCCGCGGCCAGCGCCTGTCCGTGGTCCTGGCCGTCGTCGGTCTGCCAGTGCAGCGGATCCAGGCCCAGGTCGTGCACCAGCACCAGCACGCGCGGCGTCGGGCTGCCGGCGCGCTGCAGCCGGGTGCGGATCAGCAGCGGGTTGTCGGTGCGCTGCAGGTGGTCGCCGGCGACGGCATTGAGCGCGGCCAGCAGCGCTTCGCGCCGCGGCGACGGCCCGGCCGAATCCCGCTCCTGGCGCGGGTCGGCCAGCGAAGCCTGCAACGAGGCCAGCGCCAGGTCGATCACGCCGCCGGCGAGGCCGGCCGTGCCGCGCAGGCCGTGGTAGATGACCGTGCCCCAGCCGGTGCGCGGCTGCGCAATGCGCGCGCCGCGCACCGCCGGCCGGACCCGGGCCAGGCGGTCGTGCGCCGCCTCGATGCGATCGATGCCCAGCGCCACGCCGTCCATCACCAGCCGCATGCCGCCGCGCAGGTCGCGCACGGCGGCGGCGGCGTGGCGCGGCCATGGCGGATCGGCGGTCGGTGCGGGGCTGGGCATGGGGTCCTCCCTTCGGCGGTGCGCCGCCCATGCTAGGCGGGCCGTTCCCGACGCCTCGTAGGAGGAGGGTGACACATGCAGTGGCCCTGCGGGGCCCTGGCCCAGGGCCGGACCGCACAGCCGGCGCCGCCGCGTTCCTACAGCCCGGCAGCGGTGCGCCTGTCCAGAATGGCTGCAGGACCCGCGGTTGCGGCCGCGCTCCGCTTTCCATCACTTTCCATGCCATCGGGAGATTCGACATGTCCAAGACCACGCTGACCGCCGCGCTCGCGGCCGCCGCCGCCCTGGGCCTGGCCGCCTGCGACGTGCAGAAGACCGACGAGGGCCATGTGGCGCTGCCCAAGTACGAAGTCACCAAGACCCAGGAGGGCCGGGTCGACCTGCCCAACTACAACGTGAAGACGCCGGACGTCGAAGTCGGCACCACGCGCAAGCAGGTCACGGTTCCCGACGTCGATGTGCACGCCGAGAAGAAGACCATCGAGGTGCCCAAGGTGACGGTCACCCCGCCGGCCGAGGAACGGCAGGCGAACGCGACCGGCAAGCAATAGGCGGGGCGGGCCGGCTCAGTCGATCTCGCTGCCGCGGATCACCAGCACCGGCACCGGCGCGAGCCGGATGATCTGCTCGGCGCCGCTGCCCAGCAGCAGCCGGCCCATGCCGCGCCGGCCATGGGTGCCGACCACGATCAGGTCGGCATTCCACCCCTGCGCCGCCTGCGCGATCGATTCGCCCAGGCGGTTGGCGGTGTGTTCGAGCAGGCGGGTCTCCACCTCGACGCCGGCGTCGCGGGCGCGCTGGGCCGCCTCCTGCAGCGACTTCGCGCCGGCTTCCCGCGCCACCGTCAGCAATTGGCCCGAATAGTCCATGCCGGCGACGAAGGCCAGCTCCTCGACCGCATGGACCGCCAGCATCCGGCCGCCCGAGGCGCGGGCGAATTCGATGGCCGTGGCCATCGCCTGCAGCGCGGTGGCGCTGCCATCGACGGGAACGAGGATGCGTTGGTAGTTGGGCATGGGACCTCCTGCAGGTGGCTTGCCGCCAAGCATAGCCTTGGCGGCAGGGCTTGCATCGCCCGCGCGTGCTCGGCACGGCGGGGGCGGCCCCGCTAGACCGGCCGCACCTGCACCTGCGCCCGCAGCCGGTCGATGTCTTGCGGCCGCGCCAGGCTGGTGCCGCCGCCCAGCAGCGCGGCCGCGCCGGCGGCCATGGCGGTGGCGAGCGCATCGGGCAGGTCGCCCCCCCGCGCCAGCAC
The sequence above is a segment of the Ramlibacter tataouinensis genome. Coding sequences within it:
- a CDS encoding MFS transporter, which encodes MLRPVPHVSAEQLASGERALVQDLAWASLCGAFSGGVILVAFALTLGATPLQIGLLAAIPFLAQASQLPATLLIERVRLRRRIGVLSVTAARLVILATAVLPFIGGGFALTALIGAQVLIATFNAVGGCAINSWLHQLIPHERLGHFFSRRLFFGTALACVGTLIAGRMVDAAPRGQPMYAYAAAFALAGLAGFVSSWHLGRAPEPAMSAGAPAGRALERLRQPFTHPNFRRLLIFLAAWTIASNFTAPFLTVYLIEQLGYPVGTVTSLWVTSQVSNALTLYLWGRLSDRLSNKGVLAVALPVHFACVLALVFVDAVSGARGQLGLLYVLHFVMGIATGGIALATGNLGLKLAPQGEGTVYLAAIGLASAVAGGIAPVLAGALAQAFQTSELSAVVRWQSPGHWKEMAIFSFAHWEFLFAISALLGLYVIHALYRIEEGREVSERQVVQAFVFEARRSLNSLSSAAFEGLFPFERLNERRKWWRSERRRLREPPRWPEQRILDRRRSA
- a CDS encoding esterase/lipase family protein, with translation MPSPAPTADPPWPRHAAAAVRDLRGGMRLVMDGVALGIDRIEAAHDRLARVRPAVRGARIAQPRTGWGTVIYHGLRGTAGLAGGVIDLALASLQASLADPRQERDSAGPSPRREALLAALNAVAGDHLQRTDNPLLIRTRLQRAGSPTPRVLVLVHDLGLDPLHWQTDDGQDHGQALAAAIDATPVLAHYSSGRPVAAVGRELASELQAMLSQWPVALQGVVLVGHGLGGLVLRSALHQAGRCGMAWPARVRHVVFLGTPHGGAAPGRVLAWLARIGAGRAAGLLPLARLPRRHSAGIDDFLHGRVLPADPRAGAALPPDADAGLPPTLRAHAIAGAVGDGLSDGLVPVASALGRAGGAAGGPLALPEERRWVARGVDHMGLLASDAVFRTMRQWLSA
- a CDS encoding ATP-dependent helicase, encoding MSGLNLAQQEAVNYMHGPCLVLAGAGSGKTRVITHKVARLIQTGLEARRILAITFTNKAAAEMRERAKGLIGRDAKEVVICTFHALGVRLLRQDGAALGLKPQFSILDTGDVTAILKDAGGTTDAATARQWQWAISLWKNMGLNAAQAEAQAKDDNERVTARIMARYEERLTAYQSVDFDDLIGLPLKLLHEHDAVRDKWQRHLGHVLVDEYQDTNATQYELLKLLVGERGRFTAVGDDDQSIYGWRGATLDNLKRLPQDWPQLKVVKLEQNYRSTGAILRAANNVIQPNPKLFPKTLFSELGEGEPVRVVDCDNEEHEAERAVARIQSLRAAGLGKDWKDFAVLYRANHQARVFEQALRKAQVPYKVSGGQSFFDRAEIRDLCAWLRLWVNNDDDPAFLRAVTTPKRGIGHTTLGSLGVFAGQYKLSLFEALFSSSLGAALPARAVGSLHEFGRYVNDLEYRARHTLGAEDAKAFLADWLKDIGYEKHLYDSEDSEKLAAARWSNVLDFCDWMAKRCGGEIDDSAGVALAGEKKSLLEVAQTISLLSTLSEREQDQNVVTLSTLHASKGLEWPHVMLVGCVEGLLPFKLDDDDGLKGQANEGILQRLQEERRLMYVGITRAQRSLAVSWLRKRKKGREVVAGQPSRFIAEMALDKATVKEDPREKLKALRAEFARRSAEAAAAAAGGTP
- a CDS encoding universal stress protein — its product is MPNYQRILVPVDGSATALQAMATAIEFARASGGRMLAVHAVEELAFVAGMDYSGQLLTVAREAGAKSLQEAAQRARDAGVEVETRLLEHTANRLGESIAQAAQGWNADLIVVGTHGRRGMGRLLLGSGAEQIIRLAPVPVLVIRGSEID
- a CDS encoding AEC family transporter, whose product is MLDVLRVTFPFFALVLCGYLAARWRLLPLEAIGGLNAFVLYFALPAMLYEFGARTPLHQLLDPVAFTVYLACALLMVAGTVKFSLNPRIRWNDAAFGALVAAFPNTGFMGVPLLVALLGAASAGPTILTIAIDLVITSSLCIALSRLDGAHQHGAAGAARKALRGMALNPMPWSIALGALSSGLGVLPVQPVMATISLLAAAASPVALFTIGAVLARSQLVAAASEHGPLPAGDYVPVAAAKLLVHPLLVFAVGELAIALGLPLDRFALTVMVLVAALPSASNVSMLAERFGADNGRIARIILLTTAAAFFTFSAAVALMK